In Pedobacter sp. SL55, the following proteins share a genomic window:
- a CDS encoding MFS transporter, with protein MNLQKNTKPALSISQIINMSVGFFGIQFGWDLQRANMGRIYENLGANADDVPLLFLAAPLTGLIVQPIIGYLSDRTWHPTWGRRRPYFFIGALISSIALIFMPHSSALWMAASLLWILDVFGNVSMEPFRAFVADKLPESQINRGFVMQSMMIGLGGSIASALPWIFNNWFKVSNVAAFGGVPQNVKYSFYLGAFFFFSAVLYTVLTSKEYPPTEEEIKENKKGAGFFGGISEMVSAIGNMPKQMKVISLVQFFTWPGLFLMWFYYTTAVAVNVFGGKDASDPVYAAGADFGSLTLAFYSVVTFLFALILPKIADTLGRKTTHSLCLLCGALGLISVAWVHDKNMLYLCMTGIGIAWASILSMPYAMLSGHLPKAKIGIYMGIFNFFIVLPEIIASLGFGWLMRNVLNNDRLLAVQLGGGLMVLAAILCYLLVKDERKLDAGLAAELAVEEHRSV; from the coding sequence ATGAACCTTCAAAAAAATACTAAACCTGCGCTAAGCATTTCGCAAATCATCAACATGAGCGTTGGTTTTTTTGGGATACAGTTTGGCTGGGATTTGCAACGTGCTAACATGGGGCGCATTTACGAAAATTTAGGTGCCAATGCCGACGATGTGCCGTTATTGTTCTTAGCTGCGCCTTTAACTGGTTTAATTGTGCAGCCCATTATTGGTTACCTCAGCGATCGCACTTGGCATCCTACTTGGGGGCGTAGACGGCCGTATTTTTTCATCGGTGCCTTAATTAGTTCTATAGCTTTAATTTTCATGCCGCACAGTAGTGCTTTATGGATGGCGGCAAGTTTACTTTGGATTTTAGATGTGTTTGGCAACGTATCTATGGAACCATTCAGGGCTTTTGTAGCTGATAAACTACCAGAAAGCCAAATTAACCGTGGTTTTGTGATGCAAAGTATGATGATTGGCTTGGGTGGTAGTATTGCTTCGGCTTTACCTTGGATATTTAACAACTGGTTCAAAGTAAGTAATGTGGCTGCTTTTGGTGGTGTGCCGCAAAACGTAAAATATTCCTTTTATCTAGGTGCTTTCTTCTTTTTTTCTGCAGTGCTTTATACGGTGTTAACTAGTAAAGAATATCCTCCAACAGAAGAAGAAATCAAGGAAAATAAAAAGGGTGCTGGCTTCTTTGGTGGTATCTCGGAGATGGTATCTGCTATTGGAAATATGCCGAAGCAAATGAAGGTAATTTCTTTGGTGCAGTTTTTTACTTGGCCTGGCCTCTTTTTAATGTGGTTTTATTACACTACTGCAGTAGCCGTAAACGTTTTTGGCGGTAAAGATGCAAGCGATCCCGTGTACGCAGCAGGTGCCGATTTCGGAAGTTTAACCTTGGCCTTCTACAGTGTGGTTACGTTTTTGTTTGCACTCATTTTACCAAAAATAGCCGATACACTGGGTCGAAAAACTACACACTCACTTTGCCTGCTCTGCGGTGCTTTGGGCCTTATCAGCGTGGCTTGGGTACACGATAAAAATATGCTCTACCTGTGTATGACGGGTATAGGTATTGCTTGGGCCAGTATTCTATCTATGCCTTATGCGATGCTGAGCGGACACCTACCAAAAGCTAAAATTGGCATATACATGGGCATATTCAACTTTTTTATTGTGCTGCCAGAAATTATTGCGTCTCTTGGTTTTGGCTGGCTAATGCGTAACGTGCTTAATAATGATAGGCTGTTGGCGGTACAGTTAGGTGGAGGTTTAATGGTTTTAGCAGCCATTTTATGTTATCTTTTAGTGAAAGATGAGCGAAAGTTGGATGCAGGATTAGCAGCCGAATTAGCAGTAGAAGAACATAGAAGTGTTTAA
- a CDS encoding alpha-amylase family glycosyl hydrolase, producing the protein MKRNFLVLFLACCISFSCKKSKGGEEPSPTPPTPVTPISTELPAGAKEGVVFTNSGTSAIFTLYAPGKNSVSLMGDFNDWSATAAKMTKTPDGNYFWAKVDNINPNTEYAYQFLVDDNLRIADPYCEKILDPVNDPYITAATYPNLKAYPTGKTTGIVSVMQANQPSYTWRNNAFVRPAKNDLVIYELLIRDFTTEHTYNSTIQKLDYLAGLGINAIELLPVNEFEGNLSWGYNPSFYFAPDKYYGTKNDLKKFIDECHGRGIAVILDMVLNHSFSQSPMVQLYFDGNKPTANNPWYNVDAKHPFNVGYDFNHESGATRAFTKNVIKFWMQEYKVDGFRFDLAKGFTQRQSNDDGAFSAFDAGRVAIWDDYLATMKSIDPNFYIILELFANDSEEQAYATKGMMMWNNLNHAMNEATMGWLNSSDFSRGMFGTHGFTSSEGLVSYGESHDEERLTYKNLMYGNVNGSYVIKGNLATSLKRNEMAAAFLFAMPGPKMLWQFGELGYDVNIDFNGRTGEKPIRWNYFDDVNRKALYNAFAKLIRMKLKNSVFRTSNITYDFSKAIKYIKLTDGNNTVVVVGNFDVAPQTANIDFGSVGTWYNAVGSNITLGSSVYSQSLGAGEYHIFSKQPLNN; encoded by the coding sequence ATGAAAAGAAATTTTTTAGTCCTTTTTTTGGCTTGCTGTATCAGTTTTTCTTGCAAAAAAAGTAAAGGTGGTGAAGAGCCTAGTCCTACACCTCCAACTCCAGTTACACCTATCTCTACCGAGTTACCTGCAGGTGCTAAAGAAGGTGTCGTGTTTACAAATAGTGGCACTTCAGCCATTTTTACCTTGTATGCTCCAGGAAAAAATTCCGTTAGCTTAATGGGTGATTTTAATGATTGGTCGGCCACTGCCGCAAAAATGACCAAAACGCCAGATGGTAACTATTTTTGGGCTAAAGTAGATAACATCAATCCTAATACAGAATATGCCTACCAGTTTTTGGTAGATGATAATTTGAGAATTGCCGATCCTTACTGCGAAAAGATTTTAGATCCAGTAAACGATCCGTACATTACTGCGGCTACTTATCCAAACTTAAAAGCTTATCCTACGGGTAAAACCACAGGCATTGTAAGTGTTATGCAGGCCAATCAGCCTAGCTATACCTGGAGAAACAATGCTTTTGTTCGCCCTGCTAAAAACGATCTGGTTATTTACGAGTTGCTGATTAGAGATTTTACCACTGAACATACCTATAATTCAACGATACAAAAATTAGATTATTTGGCGGGCTTGGGTATCAATGCCATCGAATTATTGCCCGTAAACGAATTCGAGGGTAATTTAAGCTGGGGATATAATCCATCATTCTATTTTGCGCCAGATAAATATTACGGTACAAAAAACGATTTGAAAAAATTTATCGACGAATGTCATGGCAGAGGTATTGCGGTAATTTTAGATATGGTACTCAATCATTCTTTTAGCCAATCGCCAATGGTGCAGTTATATTTTGATGGCAACAAGCCAACAGCCAACAATCCTTGGTATAACGTGGACGCTAAACATCCTTTTAATGTGGGCTACGATTTTAATCATGAGAGTGGCGCTACCAGAGCTTTTACAAAAAATGTGATTAAGTTTTGGATGCAGGAATACAAAGTAGATGGTTTTAGGTTTGATTTGGCCAAAGGATTTACCCAACGCCAAAGTAATGATGATGGCGCTTTTTCGGCTTTTGATGCTGGTAGGGTTGCCATTTGGGATGATTACTTAGCAACCATGAAAAGCATAGATCCCAATTTTTATATCATTTTAGAACTTTTTGCAAATGACAGTGAAGAGCAGGCTTATGCTACTAAAGGGATGATGATGTGGAATAACCTTAACCATGCAATGAATGAAGCAACCATGGGCTGGTTAAATTCTTCCGACTTCTCGAGAGGGATGTTTGGTACGCATGGGTTTACTTCTTCAGAAGGCTTAGTAAGCTATGGCGAAAGTCATGACGAAGAACGCCTAACTTATAAAAACTTGATGTACGGTAATGTAAACGGCAGCTACGTAATCAAGGGTAACTTGGCAACATCTTTGAAACGTAACGAAATGGCTGCTGCCTTTTTATTTGCAATGCCAGGCCCAAAAATGCTTTGGCAATTTGGTGAGTTAGGTTACGATGTGAATATTGATTTTAACGGTCGTACAGGAGAGAAACCTATACGATGGAATTATTTTGATGATGTGAACCGTAAAGCACTATACAACGCCTTTGCCAAGCTGATTAGGATGAAGCTAAAAAACAGTGTGTTTAGAACAAGCAACATTACTTACGACTTTTCGAAAGCGATTAAATACATTAAACTTACCGACGGCAATAATACGGTGGTAGTAGTAGGTAATTTTGATGTAGCGCCACAGACAGCCAACATAGATTTTGGAAGTGTTGGCACTTGGTATAATGCTGTAGGTAGCAATATCACTTTGGGTAGTTCGGTTTATAGCCAAAGCTTAGGGGCGGGCGAGTACCACATTTTTAGTAAGCAGCCTTTAAATAATTAA